A stretch of DNA from Cloacibacillus sp.:
GTGCTGGAGGGAAAGAAGATCGAATTCTGGAACGCCTCGAACGTCGTGCGCGCCGCCGGAAGCATCATCAGCTTCCCTCTGCCGGTGAGCAATACGGACGGCCACTGGTGGGGCGAGGCCAAGTCGGTGGCCGAGGCCTTCGGTTACTTCTACGCCGCGATAGGCAAACCGGCCGCTTTCCGCTGGGGCGCATCCTCGGCCGCGCCTCAGCCTGCCGTACAGCCGAAGACCGCGGAGCCGAAGGCGGAGGAAAAACCCGCCGAACCGGAAAAGAAGCAGGCGGTAAAGATCCCGCCGGCGGAACCCGCGCTGCAGCCGGCCGAACCGGAGGAAAAATATACCCCAGCCGCACCTGCCGTGGCTTTCAGCGGCAAGGCGCGCCCGATCGTCGTCGTTGACGCTGGGCACGGCGGGCACGATCCGGGAGCCGCGGCAAACGGCGTGCGTGAGAAGGACATCAATCTCAAGGCGGCGCTCCAGCTAGGCGAGATACTGCGCCAGTACGGGATCGACGCGAGGCTTACGCGCAGGACGGACGTCTATCTGAAACTTGCGGAGCGTACCGCCTTCGCGAACAAAAACGAAGCCGACGTATTTATAAGCCTTCACTGTAATTCGATGCCCAAAGGACGGTCGAACGTCGCGGGGCTTGAATACTACATCATGGCCCTTCCTTCTGACAAAGACGCGATGAACCTGGCCATCGCGGAAAACAAAGAAATTTCCGCCGGTGTGGACAGCGCCGCCGAGGCGCAGCACGCCGACAAAAAGACGCAGTTGCTGCTCAAGATATTGGGAGACATGCAGCAAAATGATAAAATAAGTGAAAGCACGGCGCTGGCCGAGGTTATGCACAAGGCGGCGAAGTCCGGCTCCATGCCGATGCGGAAGGTGGCGCAGGCTCCTTTCTTCGTTCTGCGCGGAGCGGGAATGCCCGCCGTACTCGTTGAAATGGGATATCTCACCAACGCCGCGGAGGCGAAAAAACTCAGTTCTGCCTCCTATAGGGAGGCGCTCTGCCGCAGCATTGCGCAGGGGATCGTGCAGTACATCAAGGCGCATCCCACGCAGAGATAGGCAACAGCGATTGAATATGGCGGCCTGCGCTCCGGTCACCGGCCCGCGCAGTGAGTATGGGCCGCCCGTTCGCCCTGAGCGGAAAACCGAACCTGACGGCGAAAGCCGTCGTTTTCCCGTCCGCAGCCGAACGGACGAAAATATTTGACCGGTGTTTTGCTGGCGATTATGATACGGAGAGATAGATTGGGAGGACTGTTAATGAGGGATTCAGAGGGAAGACAGCGGCACTTTGTGATACAGGATAAGAAGGACGAAAGTTACGACTCTCCGTCCGTGCGCCGCCGCGGGATCATAAAGGGGCGCGAAGAAGAGGCCGAAGAGGTTCTCGAAGAGCTGCGCGCGCCGCGTCCCCGCAAATCGCTGCGCGAACGCGAGATGGAGGAAGAGGAAGAGTCCCGCACCCTGCGCCGCGGCCGCGGCAAAAAGCGCCTGAAAGAGGAAGAGGACTACGATTACGAGGAGGAGGACGAGGAAAATTACGGCTCCAAAGCTCCCAAAATCGTCCGTGTCTTTGCCTGGGTCGCGCTGATGATCATCCTCTTTGCCTGCGGCTACCTCGCCACCAACTACTTCTTCAGCTGGTCCGACAAAAAGGGCGGAGAGCGTATAGGCAGCGTCTACGGCACGGGCTCCGAGGTCAAAGAATCAGCGGCGACGGAGGAGACTCCCGCCTCCAATACGAAATATACCCTCTATCTGCCAGACGGCGATGGCTTCCAGAGCCGCGGCATCGATATAACCGGCGGCGGCACGAGGGAAGAAGACATCGCGAAAGTGATGTCGATGTACGTTGACAGCCTGAAAGAGACGAAGGCGCTCGACCCGGCGGTCTCCATAAACGAAATATTCCAGAGCGGAGACTGGCTCTATCTCAACATGACTCCCTCCTTCCAGAGCTCGCTCAAGAGCCTTGGCAAGGCCAAGGCGGAGAAGCTGCTCAGCGGCTTTACCAAGACGGTACAGGAAAACTTCCCGCCGCTGAAAAAGGTAAAATTCTACGTGAACTCCAAGGAGATCACCGACAAAACCCCCGTGGACCTCACACAGCCCTGGGAAAGGACCAATTAAAATGGCTGAATTGATCCGTATAGACGGGCGCGGCGTGGAGACGCTGCGCCCGATAACCTTTGAGCGCGCCGTCAGCCGTTACGCCGAGGGGTCGGCGCTTGTCAGATGGGGCAACACCCATGTCCTCTGCACCGCCTCTGTCGACGAAAAGGTCCCGCCTTTCATGCGCGGATCCGGCAGCGGCTGGATAACCGCGGAATACTCGATGCTCCCGCGTGCGACGCATCAGCGCAGCCCGCGCGACATCAGCAGGGGAAAACAGAACGCGCGCGGCAGCGAAATACAGCGGCTCATCGGCCGCTCTCTGCGCGCGGCGGTTGATATGACGAAGCTCGGCGAGCGGACGATCACCATTGACTGCGACGTGCTCCAGGCCGACGGCGGCACGCGCACCGCCTCCATTACGGCGGGCTTCATCGCCCTCTTCGACGCGCTGCGCTGGCTTCGCGCGAACGAGAGAATCGCCGCCATCCCACTTAAGAACCAGATCGCCGCCGTCAGCGTCGGAAAGGTAACCGGAACGCCGATGCTCGATCTTTGCTACGAGGAGGACTCCACGGCTGAGGTTGACGCCAACCTTGTTATGACCGGCGCCGGAGACTTCATCGAACTGCAGGGGACGGGAGAGGGCGGCTCCTTTTCTTACGCGGAGCTTGCGCAGATAATCGACCTCGGCTGGAGCGGCATCTCGGAGATACACCAAAAACAGCGCGAAATACTCGCGCTCAGTGAAGAAGAGAGAGAGCTGTTTGAAAAATGCAGATGATCCTTGCGAGCACAAACAGGGGAAAATACCGCGAGATGAAGGCGCAGCTGAAACCGCTTGGCGTCGAACTTCTCTTCGGCGGCGACTTTGAAAAGCCGCTTGAGGTCGACGAGACGGGAGAGAGCTATGCGGAAAACGCGCTGCTCAAGGCGAGGGCCTGGGCCGAGGCCACCGGCCTGCCGGCGCTTGCCGACGACAGCGGCCTGGAGGCGGAGGCTCTCGGAGGAATCCCGGGGATACATTCCGCGCGTATTATTGAGGGCAGCGACCGGGACCGGATGTACTGGCTGCTCGGAGAGATGAAGGATAAAGAGGACCGCCGCGGACGCTTCGCCTGCGCCGTCGCGGTAGTCTTTCCTGATAAAAAAGAGCCGCTTACGGTCACAAAATATTGTCCGGGGCGGATAACGCGCGAACCGGCGGGCGAGTCCGGCTTCGGCTACGACCCGATATTCGTCCCCGACGGCTTTGACAGGACCTTTGCCGAACTGGGTGACGAAATAAAAAATAAAATTTCCCACCGCGCAATGGCCGTAAAAGGTATAGCCGAAAAGCTCATACCTGTGGTACAATCATACGCTGTACGTGGTATGTAAAAATACTCGGGCGAAGCTGCGGCTTTGTCTCTTTATCTAGAAAATTTTGGAGGTGTGGTTTGTGAAAATTCTTCTTGGAATAATTCACATCCTTGTTTGTCTGGCTCTCATCGCTGTCGTAATGATGCAGCACAGGAAATCCGGCGGCTTCACCGGCGCGTTCGGCGGTGGCGGAACGCAGGCAGATATGAGCGGCACCTGGCAGCGCATGTCCGGCCTTACGAAGGTCACGGCGGTGCTCATGGGGGCCTTCATGGTCATCTCGATACTTCAGGTTGTCATCAGGTAAGCAGGACGACGATATGACCGTAAAACCTCTGGACGGCCAGAAAGATATCGCCTCATACGAACACGTCGGCGGACGGCTTTTTTCCGCGACACATGAGGAGATACTCACGGGC
This window harbors:
- a CDS encoding N-acetylmuramoyl-L-alanine amidase; this translates as MLSLQVNKKIFTRLITGLLSLFILSASCAFAAESLSFWNGEVKKGDVTMRRNGTMQEVAVDEVISSLGFIPKSDASSIIVVLEGKKIEFWNASNVVRAAGSIISFPLPVSNTDGHWWGEAKSVAEAFGYFYAAIGKPAAFRWGASSAAPQPAVQPKTAEPKAEEKPAEPEKKQAVKIPPAEPALQPAEPEEKYTPAAPAVAFSGKARPIVVVDAGHGGHDPGAAANGVREKDINLKAALQLGEILRQYGIDARLTRRTDVYLKLAERTAFANKNEADVFISLHCNSMPKGRSNVAGLEYYIMALPSDKDAMNLAIAENKEISAGVDSAAEAQHADKKTQLLLKILGDMQQNDKISESTALAEVMHKAAKSGSMPMRKVAQAPFFVLRGAGMPAVLVEMGYLTNAAEAKKLSSASYREALCRSIAQGIVQYIKAHPTQR
- the rdgB gene encoding RdgB/HAM1 family non-canonical purine NTP pyrophosphatase — encoded protein: MQMILASTNRGKYREMKAQLKPLGVELLFGGDFEKPLEVDETGESYAENALLKARAWAEATGLPALADDSGLEAEALGGIPGIHSARIIEGSDRDRMYWLLGEMKDKEDRRGRFACAVAVVFPDKKEPLTVTKYCPGRITREPAGESGFGYDPIFVPDGFDRTFAELGDEIKNKISHRAMAVKGIAEKLIPVVQSYAVRGM
- the secG gene encoding preprotein translocase subunit SecG, with the translated sequence MKILLGIIHILVCLALIAVVMMQHRKSGGFTGAFGGGGTQADMSGTWQRMSGLTKVTAVLMGAFMVISILQVVIR
- the rph gene encoding ribonuclease PH; amino-acid sequence: MAELIRIDGRGVETLRPITFERAVSRYAEGSALVRWGNTHVLCTASVDEKVPPFMRGSGSGWITAEYSMLPRATHQRSPRDISRGKQNARGSEIQRLIGRSLRAAVDMTKLGERTITIDCDVLQADGGTRTASITAGFIALFDALRWLRANERIAAIPLKNQIAAVSVGKVTGTPMLDLCYEEDSTAEVDANLVMTGAGDFIELQGTGEGGSFSYAELAQIIDLGWSGISEIHQKQREILALSEEERELFEKCR
- a CDS encoding GerMN domain-containing protein, producing the protein MRDSEGRQRHFVIQDKKDESYDSPSVRRRGIIKGREEEAEEVLEELRAPRPRKSLREREMEEEEESRTLRRGRGKKRLKEEEDYDYEEEDEENYGSKAPKIVRVFAWVALMIILFACGYLATNYFFSWSDKKGGERIGSVYGTGSEVKESAATEETPASNTKYTLYLPDGDGFQSRGIDITGGGTREEDIAKVMSMYVDSLKETKALDPAVSINEIFQSGDWLYLNMTPSFQSSLKSLGKAKAEKLLSGFTKTVQENFPPLKKVKFYVNSKEITDKTPVDLTQPWERTN